From one Chiloscyllium plagiosum isolate BGI_BamShark_2017 chromosome 24, ASM401019v2, whole genome shotgun sequence genomic stretch:
- the nptx1l gene encoding neuronal pentraxin 1 like isoform X3: protein MSRGALGRLFALSFLLARAAAQDFAQTRFICTSIPLDMDPMCSAPMQNSGPVEDIKGTILQLRETILQQKETIMNQKETIRELTAKLSRCESQSVSEPSTNSLKDLLQNKIDHLEKQVLSRVNSLEETKTAVRNDTTENRGKIENALNSLHQRISDLEKGQRNSRPTDKFQITFPLRTNYMYAKVKTSLPEMYAMTVCMWLKSNASPGVGTPFSYAVPGQSNELVLIEWGNNPMEILINDKVAKLPFLINDGKWHHICVTWSTRDGVWEAYQDGLKRGNGENLAPWHPIKPGGIMVLGQEQDTLGGGFDATQAFVGEMSHFHMWDRVLTPGEVYSLANCSSKTLVGNVIAWTEANVDIYGGATKWTFEACRQIN from the exons ATGTCCCGCGGAGCCCTCGGCAGGCTTTTCGCCCTCTCCTTCCTACTGGCTCGAGCGGCGGCTCAAGATTTCGCCCAGACGCGGTTCATCTGCACCTCCATCCCGTTGGACATGGACCCCATGTGCTCTGCTCCCATGCAGAACAGTGGACCGGTGGAAGATATCAAGGGCACTATCCTCCAGCTCCGGGAGACGATACTGCAACAGAAAGAGACGATTATGAATCAGAAGGAGACCATCAGGGAACTGACCGCCAAGCTAAGCAGATgcgagagtcagagtgtgtctgAGCCCTCG ACAAATAGCTTGAAAGATCTCCTGCAGAACAAAATAGACCATCTGGAGAAACAGGTTCTGTCCAGAGTCAACAGCTTGGAGGAGACCAAAACCGCGGTGCGAAACGACACGACGGAAAACAGGGGCAAGATTGAAAATGCCCTGAACTCTCTCCACCAGAGGATCAGTGATTTGGAGaaag GACAGAGAAATTCAAGACCGACAGATAAATTCCAGATCACATTCCCTTTGAGGACCAACTACATGTACGCCAAGGTGAAGACAAGTTTGCCTGAGATGTATGCCATGACTGTCTGTATGTGGCTGAAATCCAACGCTTCTCCCGGGGTCGGCACCCCCTTCTCCTACGCTGTCCCGGGACAATCTAACGAGCTGGTTCTCATCGAGTGGGGCAATAACCCGATGGAGATTCTGATCAATGACAAG GTGGCTAAACTCCCTTTCCTTATTAATGATGGGAAATGGCATCACATCTGTGTGACTTGGTCTACAAGAGATGGCGTTTGGGAAGCCTATCAGGACGGACTGAAAAGGGGAAATGGTGAAAACCTAGCACCGTGGCATCCCATTAAACCGGGTGGAATCATGGTTTTGGGCCAAGAACAG GACACTTTAGGAGGTGGTTTTGATGCCACACAGGCCTTTGTGGGTGAGATGTCCCACTTTCACATGTGGGATAGAGTCCTAACTCCAGGAGAGGTCTACAGCCTGGCTAACTGCAGCTCGAAGACCTTGGTGGGCAATGTCATTGCATGGACTGAAGCCAATGTTGACATCTACGGTGGCGCCACCAAGTGGACATTTGAAGCGTGCCGCCAGATTAATTAA
- the nptx1l gene encoding neuronal pentraxin 1 like isoform X2 gives MSRGALGRLFALSFLLARAAAQDFAQTRFICTSIPLDMDPMCSAPMQNSGPVEDIKGTILQLRETILQQKETIMNQKETIRELTAKLSRCESQSVSEPSQYNRANVSVQTNSLKDLLQNKIDHLEKQVLSRVNSLEETKTAVRNDTTENRGKIENALNSLHQRISDLEKGQRNSRPTDKFQITFPLRTNYMYAKVKTSLPEMYAMTVCMWLKSNASPGVGTPFSYAVPGQSNELVLIEWGNNPMEILINDKVAKLPFLINDGKWHHICVTWSTRDGVWEAYQDGLKRGNGENLAPWHPIKPGGIMVLGQEQDTLGGGFDATQAFVGEMSHFHMWDRVLTPGEVYSLANCSSKTLVGNVIAWTEANVDIYGGATKWTFEACRQIN, from the exons ATGTCCCGCGGAGCCCTCGGCAGGCTTTTCGCCCTCTCCTTCCTACTGGCTCGAGCGGCGGCTCAAGATTTCGCCCAGACGCGGTTCATCTGCACCTCCATCCCGTTGGACATGGACCCCATGTGCTCTGCTCCCATGCAGAACAGTGGACCGGTGGAAGATATCAAGGGCACTATCCTCCAGCTCCGGGAGACGATACTGCAACAGAAAGAGACGATTATGAATCAGAAGGAGACCATCAGGGAACTGACCGCCAAGCTAAGCAGATgcgagagtcagagtgtgtctgAGCCCTCG CAGTACAACCGAGCCAATGTTTCCGTTCAGACAAATAGCTTGAAAGATCTCCTGCAGAACAAAATAGACCATCTGGAGAAACAGGTTCTGTCCAGAGTCAACAGCTTGGAGGAGACCAAAACCGCGGTGCGAAACGACACGACGGAAAACAGGGGCAAGATTGAAAATGCCCTGAACTCTCTCCACCAGAGGATCAGTGATTTGGAGaaag GACAGAGAAATTCAAGACCGACAGATAAATTCCAGATCACATTCCCTTTGAGGACCAACTACATGTACGCCAAGGTGAAGACAAGTTTGCCTGAGATGTATGCCATGACTGTCTGTATGTGGCTGAAATCCAACGCTTCTCCCGGGGTCGGCACCCCCTTCTCCTACGCTGTCCCGGGACAATCTAACGAGCTGGTTCTCATCGAGTGGGGCAATAACCCGATGGAGATTCTGATCAATGACAAG GTGGCTAAACTCCCTTTCCTTATTAATGATGGGAAATGGCATCACATCTGTGTGACTTGGTCTACAAGAGATGGCGTTTGGGAAGCCTATCAGGACGGACTGAAAAGGGGAAATGGTGAAAACCTAGCACCGTGGCATCCCATTAAACCGGGTGGAATCATGGTTTTGGGCCAAGAACAG GACACTTTAGGAGGTGGTTTTGATGCCACACAGGCCTTTGTGGGTGAGATGTCCCACTTTCACATGTGGGATAGAGTCCTAACTCCAGGAGAGGTCTACAGCCTGGCTAACTGCAGCTCGAAGACCTTGGTGGGCAATGTCATTGCATGGACTGAAGCCAATGTTGACATCTACGGTGGCGCCACCAAGTGGACATTTGAAGCGTGCCGCCAGATTAATTAA
- the nptx1l gene encoding neuronal pentraxin 1 like isoform X1 encodes MSRGALGRLFALSFLLARAAAQDFAQTRFICTSIPLDMDPMCSAPMQNSGPVEDIKGTILQLRETILQQKETIMNQKETIRELTAKLSRCESQSVSEPSVSELPGQAFRIKQSGKSRNPMGDLSIAQADTLNQLGQTLQSLKTRLENLEQYNRANVSVQTNSLKDLLQNKIDHLEKQVLSRVNSLEETKTAVRNDTTENRGKIENALNSLHQRISDLEKGQRNSRPTDKFQITFPLRTNYMYAKVKTSLPEMYAMTVCMWLKSNASPGVGTPFSYAVPGQSNELVLIEWGNNPMEILINDKVAKLPFLINDGKWHHICVTWSTRDGVWEAYQDGLKRGNGENLAPWHPIKPGGIMVLGQEQDTLGGGFDATQAFVGEMSHFHMWDRVLTPGEVYSLANCSSKTLVGNVIAWTEANVDIYGGATKWTFEACRQIN; translated from the exons ATGTCCCGCGGAGCCCTCGGCAGGCTTTTCGCCCTCTCCTTCCTACTGGCTCGAGCGGCGGCTCAAGATTTCGCCCAGACGCGGTTCATCTGCACCTCCATCCCGTTGGACATGGACCCCATGTGCTCTGCTCCCATGCAGAACAGTGGACCGGTGGAAGATATCAAGGGCACTATCCTCCAGCTCCGGGAGACGATACTGCAACAGAAAGAGACGATTATGAATCAGAAGGAGACCATCAGGGAACTGACCGCCAAGCTAAGCAGATgcgagagtcagagtgtgtctgAGCCCTCGGTGAGTGAACTGCCCGGACAGGCATTCCGCATTAAGCAGTCAGGAAAGAGTAGAAATCCCATGGGAgatctctctatagctcaagcgGATACATTAAATCAACTTGGACAAACTTTACAATCACTCAAAACACGCCTGGAGAATTTGGAG CAGTACAACCGAGCCAATGTTTCCGTTCAGACAAATAGCTTGAAAGATCTCCTGCAGAACAAAATAGACCATCTGGAGAAACAGGTTCTGTCCAGAGTCAACAGCTTGGAGGAGACCAAAACCGCGGTGCGAAACGACACGACGGAAAACAGGGGCAAGATTGAAAATGCCCTGAACTCTCTCCACCAGAGGATCAGTGATTTGGAGaaag GACAGAGAAATTCAAGACCGACAGATAAATTCCAGATCACATTCCCTTTGAGGACCAACTACATGTACGCCAAGGTGAAGACAAGTTTGCCTGAGATGTATGCCATGACTGTCTGTATGTGGCTGAAATCCAACGCTTCTCCCGGGGTCGGCACCCCCTTCTCCTACGCTGTCCCGGGACAATCTAACGAGCTGGTTCTCATCGAGTGGGGCAATAACCCGATGGAGATTCTGATCAATGACAAG GTGGCTAAACTCCCTTTCCTTATTAATGATGGGAAATGGCATCACATCTGTGTGACTTGGTCTACAAGAGATGGCGTTTGGGAAGCCTATCAGGACGGACTGAAAAGGGGAAATGGTGAAAACCTAGCACCGTGGCATCCCATTAAACCGGGTGGAATCATGGTTTTGGGCCAAGAACAG GACACTTTAGGAGGTGGTTTTGATGCCACACAGGCCTTTGTGGGTGAGATGTCCCACTTTCACATGTGGGATAGAGTCCTAACTCCAGGAGAGGTCTACAGCCTGGCTAACTGCAGCTCGAAGACCTTGGTGGGCAATGTCATTGCATGGACTGAAGCCAATGTTGACATCTACGGTGGCGCCACCAAGTGGACATTTGAAGCGTGCCGCCAGATTAATTAA